CTGTCGGATGGCTTGTCGAATGCTCAAATTGGCGATCGCTTGCACCTCAGCCCGCGCACGGTCGAAAAATATGTCAGCAGCTTACTGCGCAAAACCACCACGAGTAATCGGGCTGAACTGGTGCGTTTTGCCCTAGAACATCATCTGATCTAGGGCTCTAGGGCTGGCTAACTAGCGCTATTTGACATGGTGGGATCGAGGGTGAGGATGTGGTCGAGCAGCCCTTCACAGGCATCCAGCAGCAGGTCAATCACGTAGTTAAAGCCTTCTGCTCCGCCATAGTAAGGATCGGGAACGTCTCGATCGGTATGGTGCTGACAAAACTCACACATCAGCTTGATTTTGGCGTGATGGCGTTGACTAACATCTAGGGAGCAGATGTCGCGGTAATTCTCCCGATCCATGGCCAGAATCAGGTCAAAGGCATCGAGGTCATCTGCAGTCAGTTGCCGGGCCTGTCCACGCAGCTCAATGCCCCGCTGGCGAGCAGCGGCGGCCATGCGGCGATCGGGAGAACTGCCGATATGATAGCTGGACGTGCCCGCTGAGTCACACTGGATGCGATCGCTGAGCCCCCGCTGTTGAATCAGGTGATTCATGATGTTTTCAGTCGAGGGCGATCGGCAGATATTGCCAAGGCAAACAAACAGAACTTGATACGTCATAGGTGTTTAGAGAAGTGCTATACTCACTGAATAAGGGCATGTAGCTCAGTGGATAGAGCATCAGATTCCGGTTCTGAGGGTCGGGGGTTCGAATCCCTTCATGCTCGTTTAATTTTACAGGTATTCTGCGCCGCTCATGGTGTGGCCTGGGGCGATCGCGTCTGATGAGACTGGTTTCTTGTGCACCATCCCGATGGTGGCACATTGCCGGTGAGTTTGTAATGCGGTTTTCTCAGAATGCACCCTGAGATTACACCATCCCTGAAGACCATAGATTGGTTAGCAAGCGAAAAAATACGGAAAAAGAAATCTAGAAAAGGTTGCTTGGCTAGACAATGATGGGCAATACCCAGTGGCATCTAACCCAAAGATCGGGTATTAAATTAATCTAAGGGGTGTAGGGTTGTGTGCTCAGACAAGGCCTTGTCCTGAAGATAGCTGTGATTCAATGACGCGCTATCTTTGTACCATGGGGTAGAGCAGCAATCGAACGCAACCATGAGCGATCGCCCTTTTGCTGTTGGTTCAGATGAATAGATGGTATTAGCGGTTACGTTTACGGATCCTTCAACCCTTTTGCTGTAACGTTTAGCAACGCTTCAAGAAATTTTTCCCAAATTTGACACCTTCTGATGACTTTCTAGGAAATATAGATTTAGGAAAGTGTCACAATTAGTGAAGCCCCCTACCCCATGACACCTAGCGGTTGAGATGAGATGAGAAACGCCGCATGAGCTATTGTCTAAACCCCTCTTGCCCTAATCCTGAGAACCTGGCGCACACAGAACTGTGTCAAGCCTGTGGTTCTCCATTGCTATTGCAAGGGCGATACAGAGCGATACAGGTTCTTGGACAGGGGGGGTTTGGAGCCACATTCCTGGCCCGCGATGAAGAGCTACCTGGCCATCCCCACTGTGTGATTAAGCAGCTCCGCCCTGCCGCCTCCTCGCCCAATGTGTTGCTGATGGCGCGGGAGTTGTTTAAGCGCGAAGCCAAAACCCTGGGCAAGATTGGCAATCATCCCCAAGTCCCGCGCTTGCTCGACTACTTCGAGGCCAACCAAGAGTTCTATCTAGTTCAGGAATATATCAGTGGCTCCACGCTGCAGCAGGAAGTGAGGGGCTCCGGACCATTCAGCGAAGCTGGGGTGAAGCAGTTCCTGAGTGAAGTCCTGCCGATGATTCAGTACATTCACAGCCAGCAGGTCATTCACAGAGACATTAAACCCGCCAACTTGATTCGGCGTACAGAAGACAAGAAGCTTGTGCTCATTGACTTTGGGGCGGTGAAGGATAAAATTGACCCAATCAAGGCAGCCGCTTCTGATCAAACAGCATTGACTTCCTACGCCATTGGTACTCCAGGCTATGCTCCACCGGAGCAGATGGCGATGCGTCCTGTGTATGCCAGTGATTTGTATGCCCTAGGTGTCACCTGCGTGTATTTACTGGCGGGCAAGTCACCGAAGGATATGGATTATGATCCCGCTACGGGGGAAATGCTGTGGCGAGACTATGTGCATGTGAGCGATCATTTTGCCAGCGTTTTGGAGAAGATGCTGGAAGTCTCGGTGCGCCATCGCTTCCAGTCTGCTAATGATGTCCTACGGGCGTTAGATCTGGAGCCCTACATGGATAGTTTGGCCCAGAGTATGGTGACGGCCAACCGTCCGCCGCGATCGCCCAAGTCTGGTATGGGGCGGACGATTGGCAACAGTAATGAAATGTCTACATCGTCGCCCACCTCGCGCATTGCGGCGGCTATCCGGGCTCGCCAGTCTCGTAATGCATCTGATGCTACCAGTCTTCAGCCTGGAGCGTCTCGCCATCAGCTTTTGCGCAAGTCGTCGTCCACCTCTTCAGATACGGCTACGGGTTCCACGAGTTCGTCGCGAGGGGGGAGCGCCAAAATCATGCCGCGTTTGACGGCGGAGGAGCTGCTGGAGGCCTATAGTAAGGGGCGGCGCGACTTCACCTCTCACAACTTGGGGGGCTTGAACTTGCAAAAGGCTGATCTCTCGGGAGCAAGCTTCCACCAATCGAAGCTGCAAAAAACAAACTGCCAAAATGCTAACTTGTTTAATGCCGATTTTGGGCGGGCGAATTTGAACCAAGCGGTCTTAAAAAACGCCAACATGGCCCGAGCGTACCTGAGTCATGCGGATCTGGGCGGAGCAAATCTACGGGGAGCAGATTTGAGCTATGCCTACCTGAGTAATGCCAACTTGCGAGGGGCCAATCTCTGCGGGGCAGATTTGACCGGGGCCAAGGTTTCCGATGAGCAGTTAGCTACAGCCCGCACCAACTGGGCCACGATTCATCCCAGCGGTAAGCGGGGATTTTGGTAGAGTGGTAGCAATGAATGGGCACGCCTAGGCTGAGGTTAGATGGCAAAATCACCGCGCGATCGCACTTCTCCCGTAAATCCCCGACTCGATGATGAAATGATGGCTCGGCTGCGGGCGGAGGTGAAAGCACCCTATCGGGGGCTGAGAATTTTTGTGTATGGGGTTTGTGGAGCTTCGGGGTTAATTGGAGCCTTCATTTTTCTGGCAGAACTGGCGGCAGGACGAGCCTCGGCGGCTACGCTCCCTAACTTTGCATTGCAGGTAGGGGTTGTGGCGCTGATGATCTGGCTGTTTCGCGTGGAAAAGCGGGCGGAGCAGAAGCAGATTGAGCGGGACGATCGCAACGATCGCACCTAAGGGGGCTCCTCGATCGCTTCTCCTAGGGTGAACTAAATCCCCACAGGCGATATGTTTCCCTGCTGGCCAGGGCAACTTTTGATCGATGCGAGGCGTCAGGGAAGGTACTGTTGGCGTTGTGGGAGACGAGAAAGATGGGTCGTAAGCAAACCGGTCGCAATCGATGGCTATCCTGGTTAGGGGCCTGCTCGGGCTTCTTGGTGCTGGGATGGGGAATGCCCGAAGCGATCGCGGCAGAGCGGATTGTATTTCGCTACGCTGGATTTGAGCGTAGTTTATCGGTGGAGGAACTTGCGGCATTTGCCGAGACCGGTGAACTGTCGTCTGATCTAGAGCACTACACCAATCGCACTGATAAAGATCCTGAGGAACTGCAGCGGGCCTTGGTGCGTCCCATTCCCATGAGACTTGTCTTTTTAGATGTGGCGTTGAACTCTTGGGTGGGTGAAATGTTGTTAGAGCGGGTAGGACAAACTATCCATACCTCGTCGGGAGAAGCCAACCAAGAGGCGTTACGGTCAGCCTTAATTTTGTCAGCTAGTGATGATGATGCCATTAGTTTGATCGAAGTCATCCAAGCCTATCCGACGGAGGAGGTTTATGTGGATGGCGAGAATCTCTTAGAGACCTACTATCAAGTGAGCCGTTGGAGCGATCGCGCCCAAGAACTATTTGAGATGATGGAGCGCTTCAACCCTTCCCAAGAGGAATAATCCTATCGTCGAGGTTGATTCGACAGCGATCGCTCAGCGTTCAGGAGCAGGTTATGCATTTGTCGAGCGGTATGAGGTTCGACAGAGATGGCGCTAATCCCCCATTGAATAAAGGTTTGCAGCAGATTGGCATCCTGTAGGGGAATTTGCCCGCAAATGGAGCAAGGAATCTGCAACTGCTTGGCTGTGCGTACTAATTGAGCGATCGCCCGCAGCACGGCGGGATGCCGAGTATCCAACCGAGACGAAAGACCTGGATGCTCGCGATCGATCGCCAGCAGCAGTTGGGTGAGGTCATTGGTGCCAATGGCAATGCCCTGCACCCCGGCTTTGACGTAGTCGGGCAGCAGCCAGACGACGGAGGGAACCTCGGCCATAATCCAGATTTGAAAAGCCTGGACTTGGGTCAAGCCGGTGCGTACTGCCCACTGATGGCAAAATTGAAATTCTTCGACGGTACGAACGAACGGTAACAATAAATTGATGTTCGTGTAGCCCATCTGCTGGACTTGGCGGATAGCAGCGAGCTCCAGTTGAAACCAGGCGGGGTTGAGCGTATAGCTTAGGGTGCCGTGCATTCCTAGAATAGGATTGACTTCCGGCGTCAGGGTAGGGCTGCCTCTTAGCAGTTGGTATTCATGGGAACGCATATCCAGCGATCGATAAAAGACGGGACGAGGAGCCATGGCTTTGGCCAGCCGCTGCAACTGTTCGACCAGGCGCGCTTGGATGTGATGAGCTTGGTGCTGGGCAATCCAATCGAGGGGATGGCGCTGCTCAATTAACTCCATTAAGGCAATTTCAGACCGCACCAGTCCAACACCATCAATGGGTAAGGTTTCTAGCTGGGGCAGACTGCTCCAGCGGTTGAGATTCACCCAGAGCTGAATGCGGTGGGGGGAGACGGTGGCCACGGCTGAACGATCGGCAGGTGGCGACTCTAACTCTTGCTTGGAGGATGTTTCTAGGGGAGGGATGGGTGGATGGTTGCCTCGGTAGATACCGCCGCGATCGCCATCTACGGTAATGCGATCGCCGGTGTGTAGTTGCTGGGTGGCATTGAGAACGCCGACGACGGCAGGAATACCCACCTCGCGGGCCACGATCGCCCCATGGGACGTAATCCCGCCCTGCTCTGTCACAATGCCAGCAATGTGATGCAGTTGCGGTAACCAGGTGGGCATGAAGACCGTGGCTACTAAGATACAGTTGGGGGGGAGGTTAGGCAGCGTGGTGTCGCGTTCATTGGCGACCCAGACCTGCCCTGAGATTTGCCCTTGGGCGACCCCAATGCCCCACAGCGTTGTCTCCGGTGATGGTTGAGGAACGGGCTGATGGGCGAGGGGCGTAGATGGTGCTATGGATGATGAATGATAGGGGCGGGTTTGTGGCGTGATGTGACTGATCCACAGGGCTGGACTGGGAAGGAGCGAGGAGAGAAGCCAGTTGACGCGAATAGGGCGAGGGTTTTGTTGGGCGATCGTGCGGGCCAGCTCGATGAGATCTGCAAGGTTGGAGGGAGATAAAACGGCTGCTCGTTGGTCGGATGGATCGATCGCTACTAGGTCTAGTCCTGGCTGAATAGCGGGAATAGGTGCAATAGCTTCATACGCTGCATCGGGTAAGCGGACGGCACAGCGATAGAATTTTTGCTCCACTTTTTGTTCAAGGATTTGACCTGTAGCTAGGTCAATGTGATACCAATCAGGACAGACTTCGCCCGTGGTGATGGCATGATCGATCCCCCAGATGGCGCGAATGTCCAGGCTCTGCTCGTTGAGATATAAGTCACCGGAAAGGTCAGGGGTGGCGATCGGTTGAACTAGGATAGCCAGTTGGATATGTTGCAGGCTGATGCCTAGGCGTTGCCAATAAAATAAACTTTTGGCGCTAAATAAATCGCTCCATAGATGGCGCACTCCTTCCCGCAAACCTAGTTCTGTGAGGGGATAGATTTTGGCATCAATCAGGCTTTCGGTGGATGCCTCTGGTAGGAAGTAGCCAACTTCCGGTGAGAGGGCCAGGGATGGTTTCAGCACCACTTGCTGAGACGACCAGTTTTGGGCAAGGTGCAGTACTTCTTCAATCCAGTGGGTTGTAGTGAAAGGGGTGGTCTCGATTCCTTGGCGAATGGTACGGGCGATCGCTTGCAGTTGCCGAGGATCTTCAACTTCGATATGCAGGGTGGAATTGGGGAGATCGGCAAACAGGGGTTCCAACCAATCGATATGTTCTAGAAAATCGTTTAGGACGGATGCGGTAATCACAATCCCAGGTAGCACAGGGTACCCCTGCTGCAGCGTTTGGGCCAAATGAAATGCGGTATCCCCAACCTCTGGACGATGGGTAGCTTGAATGTGATCCAAGGTGTAGACATGCATTGGAGTGATGACCTAATCCGCAAATAGCTACCGTGGGATGCTAAATCGTGTTGTGATGGTGCTTATGTCAAAGAGAGCAGGCTGTGCTAAGGCTGGTGCGGCGAAGAGTGGTGGGCTATAGGCGAGGAGAGAGTTTGGAGGCAAGCCCTGCAGATGTTTAGTTTACCCAGCCGATGAAGGATTGAACGGTTCATGGAGGACAGGAATGGTGGCGTCTTGGTGACGATCCGTAACAGTGTCTAAGGTAGCCCATTCAGCGGACTGAAACAGCCAGCCGATGAGATAGAGCGATCCGCATAGGATGACGCTAGGGGATTGGGGTTGCTGGCGTTGACTGGCGGCGATCGCTGTCCTCAGCCCCTCTATGGGATTAGTGTAGCTTGCGCAATGGCCTAAGGCTGGGCAAACGGTGTGGGCGACCTCCCTCAAATGCTGAGGATCGGCGGAAGCATGGCCTGGAATCTCAACCAGCCAGAGGCGATCGCCTGAACGCAGCAACGGCTGCAAAATATCCGCATGGTCTTTGGTTGCTAACAGTCCTATAACCCAGTGGATGGGAGCATGGAGGCGATCGCCTCTAGCTATACATTGATCGACATACTGCCGCAGGGCAATGGCTCCGGCTGGGTTATGGGCTCCATCCACTAAGATCGAGCAGCCCGACCAAGACAACCACTGTAACCGAGCGGGCCAGCGCACCTGCCGTAGACCTTGGTCAAAATGCTGGGTTGAGATCTGCCATCCTTGGCGCTGGAGAACTTGCAGGGCCGCGATCGCCACAGCAGAATTGCTGCACTGATGCTGGCCAGGCAGGGTCAAGGGGTAGCGATAGGTCTGCCCAGGGGGAGCCGGATTGAGGTCTGCTGGCGTGGTGTAGAGCGCCCAACCATCCCCGCAATCTTGGGCCGGCTCCACCCAAACTGTCGGACATTGCAATGCCTCAAGGCGATCGCGTACCACCTGATCTGCCATGGGAGGCAAGGGCCCAATCACCGCCGGACAGTGGGATTTGAGAATACCGGCTTTTTCTCGGGCAATGTCGGCCAAGGTTGGGCCCAAACGTTGCCAATGTTCGAGGCTGAGAGAGGTGATCACGCTGACGAGGGGGCGATCGCAGACGTTGGTGGCATCGAGCCGACCGCCCAAACCGACTTCCATCACGGCTAGATCAACCTGCTGTTGGGCAAAGTACAGCCAAGCAGCGGCTGTGAACACTTCAAACTGGGTGGGACAGGGTTGATCGGGATCAATAGCGCGCTCTACCTCTTGGAGAGCGGCATAGAGATCGGCGGCGGCAATGGCCTGATCTTGAATACAGATGCGCTCGCACCAATGCACTAGATGGGGCGAGGTGTAGCGCCCGACCCGGTAGCCAGCTGCTGTGAGCACGGCGGATAGGCAAGCACAGACAGAACCTTTGCCATTACTGCCTGCCACGTGAATGATCGGTACTCGGTGGTGGGGCGAGCCAAGCCTGGCTAGGAGGTGCTGGATGCGATCGAGCCCCAGATCCACACCAAATCGCTCAAACTGCTGCAGTAGGGACTCTGCGGCCTGATAGGACGGATCTAAGGCGATCGCCTGATGCATAACTTCAACGGTAGACGTAAAGGGTGGGGTTTACAGCACAAGAGCCACAAGTAATCAACATGTTGAGTTGCCCACTTCTATCAGCGTAACCCCTATCACCAACTAAGGGGAACACACTGAGCCCTGCGTGTGTGCTCCCCTCAACTGCGGGTACATCATCAGCGCTGAACCGATGGCCAAGCAGTCTCTAGGCGATCGCCGCTGATCACGCACGTCTGAGTCGCCTACGCTTCGCGGTTCCAAAAGGTTTGAACTTGCTTAAGGGCAGCTTTACCAATGTTATACAAGGCCCAGCTTCCAGCCAAAATGACCGGCAATAATACAACCACAATTCTCCAGTCCATCTGTGTGATCCTCCTCTAAAGATTTATGAATCATTCTCATCTTTGTCTAACATTCTCGGTGGAATTGGGCAATTTTGCCAAGTCTTTGAGTTAAGTTTTGCAACATTTTCAGGGAGTAACGTTCTCCCTGATGGGCTGATATCAAGTCCGGTTGAATGGTCAGTGAATCAGAGTGCCCCCAATGCTGAAGAATTAACGCCAGTCATCCCAGTCTTCATTAAAGATGGACGTATCTGGGAAGGCGATGGGATTGCCTTGTTCCCGCAGACGTTGCTGCAGCCGTTCCAAGTCTGGTTCACCGGCAAGAAGGTTGTCCACAAGATCATAGGGCAATAGATTGCGATCTAGTACAACGTCAATGGTATTGCCCACGGCGACCCCGGATGACCATTCAAAGGAATGGACTCGGTAGGCGGCGGCGGCGATGTGGCTTGTGGCGATGCTTTTGCCAGCCACTAGGAGGTTATCCAGGTTTTGGGGAATGAGGGCCCGCAGCGGAATTTGGAAGGGATAGGCTTGACCGGCCCCTTGCCGTTCTCCAGGACGCTCTATATTGCCCGGTGCTTCTGGGGGATGGAAGGCCATGCAGGGATGGAAGTCGATGGCGTAGTGACCAATGCCTACGGAGTCGGGAAAGATTCGCGATCGCGATCGCCGACTCAAGTTTTCGAGACTCAAGTCGCCCGTGAGCACCGCAAGGGTGTTGCGTCCTGCTAACGCCGTTAAGAGCCGCCGATACATGGCGTCGGGCAAGTTCTCGGCGTAGAAGGGATCGGCGGCGTAGTCAATGCGGGAAATATCGATTTCAGAAATCACAAAGCCGTCAGGATAGCGGCCATCGGGTCGCCCGAGAATGCGACGCCCTTCGCGCATGTAGGGATATTTGGAGAGACCGTGAACGGTGCCCATGGGAGAATCTAGACCGCTCAGGAAGGTGTGGTTGGGATGGCGTTCCTTCACACCCTCACCCAGTTGGGAATCCGTGACGCCATCCACCAGCCAGTGGAAGTAGCCCAGGGAGATTTCTTCGCCGCGACGCAGGGTTTCCACCCGTAGGCCTCCTAGCCAGCCGCCCGGTTCGAGTTGCCCAAGCGATCGCAATTGATCTTGGGTATAGATCAGATTGTCTTCCGCCGTGCCGGGGCGGTAGTCATTGCCCCAGGTCCAGTTCTGCATGGAAATATCACCGACAGCCACCTCATAGTCATAAATACTGCGGTCGGTGCCTTGGGGTTGGGGATCTTGGGCCAGAATGCGACGGTAGGTAAAAACCAGATCGAAATCGGCTAGACGGGTTAGCTCGTAGCTGTAGTAGGGTTCGTACTGGGGATAAAAATCTGGCGGTTCGTGAACCTGGGGTTCTTCGGTGGACTGCATGGCAAAGGTGTAGGTAAACCCTTGGGTGCAGTAGGGATCGTCGGTGGGACTGGAGGAGGAGGGTTCTTCGTAGGAGAGGGCGTCAATGCCTAGCTGGTGGGGCAGATCTGCCAAGGCAATCAGCTCTCCAGTTTCGGTCGCTTCCACCACATACCAATCAGCGACGCGATCGCTCTCTCCCTCGGGAATCAGGGGTTCGAACTGCAGAATAGTTTTCGTGAAGCGATCGGAGTCGGCGTAGGTATAGGCATCCTCTAGGATGTTGGATAGGTGAAAGGTATTGAGTGGTGGGGCGTCGGGGGCAGGCTGGTGCTGAATGGCGATCGCGCTGCGGATTTGGCGATCGCGAATGTCTAGATCCTTGATGACGGTATTGGGAAACCAGTGCAGGGTGCCCTCTCCCTCTCGTTCGGCATCCTCCAGCATGTCCGCTAGCAGGTAATGGCCATCGAAGGGATAGAAACAAGACTCGCTGACCCAACAATCTCCAGGGTTGATGCGTCCATAGTGACGACGGATGCGATCGCGTAATTCCAAATAGCCTCGGGAATAGAATTGCTCCAGTCGTTGGGTGGTGCGTTCATCAAGAGCGGAGGTGCCTTGGGACGAAATCTGCCCGCCCATCCAGTCGGTGAGGTCGGTCAGGCAAACGGTGCGTCCTGCCAATAGCCCTTCATAGGCCGTCGCCACACCGGCTAATCCGCCTCCAACCACCAGAATCTCACAGGCGATGGTGGCATCGGGTAGGCGAGGCGGGGTGGCGATCGCCCCTTGGGGCAGCAGGGCGGCCATGACGCCAGCCAGGGTAAGGGGCAGCCAACGCCCAGCCAAAGCCAGTGGGAAACGTTTTGTCATACAGGTCGCCAGTCAAAAAGGGTAAGACATCTAACCCTATGATGCCTGATGGATCCAAGGGTTTCATCCTCCGATCGGGGCGATCGCCTAGGGATCCTGAGGCTCAAATGCCCATAGGTTGCCGCCTGAGTCTGCCATAGGGCTGAGGGTGCCTTGGCTTTCCAGAACGGTTGTTAATGCCGCCGATGGCCGAAACACAAAGAGCGATCGCTCCTCGTTAGCGAGATCGAACGCCGATAGATCAGGTGGTTGGGTGAGCAGCAGCAGGAAAACCTCATTCTCCAGATCATGGCTCAGCCCTAGGAGATCGCCTCGATTGGTGAAGGTATCCCCCACATCGCTGATCAAGACGGTAGGCTGAGCTTGG
The sequence above is a segment of the Candidatus Obscuribacterales bacterium genome. Coding sequences within it:
- a CDS encoding DUF3493 domain-containing protein; translation: MAKSPRDRTSPVNPRLDDEMMARLRAEVKAPYRGLRIFVYGVCGASGLIGAFIFLAELAAGRASAATLPNFALQVGVVALMIWLFRVEKRAEQKQIERDDRNDRT
- a CDS encoding folylpolyglutamate synthase/dihydrofolate synthase family protein, with the protein product MHQAIALDPSYQAAESLLQQFERFGVDLGLDRIQHLLARLGSPHHRVPIIHVAGSNGKGSVCACLSAVLTAAGYRVGRYTSPHLVHWCERICIQDQAIAAADLYAALQEVERAIDPDQPCPTQFEVFTAAAWLYFAQQQVDLAVMEVGLGGRLDATNVCDRPLVSVITSLSLEHWQRLGPTLADIAREKAGILKSHCPAVIGPLPPMADQVVRDRLEALQCPTVWVEPAQDCGDGWALYTTPADLNPAPPGQTYRYPLTLPGQHQCSNSAVAIAALQVLQRQGWQISTQHFDQGLRQVRWPARLQWLSWSGCSILVDGAHNPAGAIALRQYVDQCIARGDRLHAPIHWVIGLLATKDHADILQPLLRSGDRLWLVEIPGHASADPQHLREVAHTVCPALGHCASYTNPIEGLRTAIAASQRQQPQSPSVILCGSLYLIGWLFQSAEWATLDTVTDRHQDATIPVLHEPFNPSSAG
- a CDS encoding photosystem II protein Y, translating into MDWRIVVVLLPVILAGSWALYNIGKAALKQVQTFWNREA
- a CDS encoding serine/threonine-protein kinase, with the translated sequence MSYCLNPSCPNPENLAHTELCQACGSPLLLQGRYRAIQVLGQGGFGATFLARDEELPGHPHCVIKQLRPAASSPNVLLMARELFKREAKTLGKIGNHPQVPRLLDYFEANQEFYLVQEYISGSTLQQEVRGSGPFSEAGVKQFLSEVLPMIQYIHSQQVIHRDIKPANLIRRTEDKKLVLIDFGAVKDKIDPIKAAASDQTALTSYAIGTPGYAPPEQMAMRPVYASDLYALGVTCVYLLAGKSPKDMDYDPATGEMLWRDYVHVSDHFASVLEKMLEVSVRHRFQSANDVLRALDLEPYMDSLAQSMVTANRPPRSPKSGMGRTIGNSNEMSTSSPTSRIAAAIRARQSRNASDATSLQPGASRHQLLRKSSSTSSDTATGSTSSSRGGSAKIMPRLTAEELLEAYSKGRRDFTSHNLGGLNLQKADLSGASFHQSKLQKTNCQNANLFNADFGRANLNQAVLKNANMARAYLSHADLGGANLRGADLSYAYLSNANLRGANLCGADLTGAKVSDEQLATARTNWATIHPSGKRGFW
- a CDS encoding low molecular weight protein-tyrosine-phosphatase; translation: MTYQVLFVCLGNICRSPSTENIMNHLIQQRGLSDRIQCDSAGTSSYHIGSSPDRRMAAAARQRGIELRGQARQLTADDLDAFDLILAMDRENYRDICSLDVSQRHHAKIKLMCEFCQHHTDRDVPDPYYGGAEGFNYVIDLLLDACEGLLDHILTLDPTMSNSAS
- a CDS encoding putative PEP-binding protein, with product MHVYTLDHIQATHRPEVGDTAFHLAQTLQQGYPVLPGIVITASVLNDFLEHIDWLEPLFADLPNSTLHIEVEDPRQLQAIARTIRQGIETTPFTTTHWIEEVLHLAQNWSSQQVVLKPSLALSPEVGYFLPEASTESLIDAKIYPLTELGLREGVRHLWSDLFSAKSLFYWQRLGISLQHIQLAILVQPIATPDLSGDLYLNEQSLDIRAIWGIDHAITTGEVCPDWYHIDLATGQILEQKVEQKFYRCAVRLPDAAYEAIAPIPAIQPGLDLVAIDPSDQRAAVLSPSNLADLIELARTIAQQNPRPIRVNWLLSSLLPSPALWISHITPQTRPYHSSSIAPSTPLAHQPVPQPSPETTLWGIGVAQGQISGQVWVANERDTTLPNLPPNCILVATVFMPTWLPQLHHIAGIVTEQGGITSHGAIVAREVGIPAVVGVLNATQQLHTGDRITVDGDRGGIYRGNHPPIPPLETSSKQELESPPADRSAVATVSPHRIQLWVNLNRWSSLPQLETLPIDGVGLVRSEIALMELIEQRHPLDWIAQHQAHHIQARLVEQLQRLAKAMAPRPVFYRSLDMRSHEYQLLRGSPTLTPEVNPILGMHGTLSYTLNPAWFQLELAAIRQVQQMGYTNINLLLPFVRTVEEFQFCHQWAVRTGLTQVQAFQIWIMAEVPSVVWLLPDYVKAGVQGIAIGTNDLTQLLLAIDREHPGLSSRLDTRHPAVLRAIAQLVRTAKQLQIPCSICGQIPLQDANLLQTFIQWGISAISVEPHTARQMHNLLLNAERSLSNQPRR
- a CDS encoding alpha/beta hydrolase; translated protein: MGRKQTGRNRWLSWLGACSGFLVLGWGMPEAIAAERIVFRYAGFERSLSVEELAAFAETGELSSDLEHYTNRTDKDPEELQRALVRPIPMRLVFLDVALNSWVGEMLLERVGQTIHTSSGEANQEALRSALILSASDDDAISLIEVIQAYPTEEVYVDGENLLETYYQVSRWSDRAQELFEMMERFNPSQEE
- a CDS encoding FAD-dependent oxidoreductase — protein: MTKRFPLALAGRWLPLTLAGVMAALLPQGAIATPPRLPDATIACEILVVGGGLAGVATAYEGLLAGRTVCLTDLTDWMGGQISSQGTSALDERTTQRLEQFYSRGYLELRDRIRRHYGRINPGDCWVSESCFYPFDGHYLLADMLEDAEREGEGTLHWFPNTVIKDLDIRDRQIRSAIAIQHQPAPDAPPLNTFHLSNILEDAYTYADSDRFTKTILQFEPLIPEGESDRVADWYVVEATETGELIALADLPHQLGIDALSYEEPSSSSPTDDPYCTQGFTYTFAMQSTEEPQVHEPPDFYPQYEPYYSYELTRLADFDLVFTYRRILAQDPQPQGTDRSIYDYEVAVGDISMQNWTWGNDYRPGTAEDNLIYTQDQLRSLGQLEPGGWLGGLRVETLRRGEEISLGYFHWLVDGVTDSQLGEGVKERHPNHTFLSGLDSPMGTVHGLSKYPYMREGRRILGRPDGRYPDGFVISEIDISRIDYAADPFYAENLPDAMYRRLLTALAGRNTLAVLTGDLSLENLSRRSRSRIFPDSVGIGHYAIDFHPCMAFHPPEAPGNIERPGERQGAGQAYPFQIPLRALIPQNLDNLLVAGKSIATSHIAAAAYRVHSFEWSSGVAVGNTIDVVLDRNLLPYDLVDNLLAGEPDLERLQQRLREQGNPIAFPDTSIFNEDWDDWR